GTTTTCTCAACTTCCTTTTCGATATCCTCTATGGAGTACTGGTTAACTGAACCCGTTTCAGCCAGCTGTGTGGAACGCTCTTCTATAAGTTTTAGAACAGCGTTCGCAAAAGCATTCCCTGAAAGCAGGCAGATCCCGGCAGCATATGCAAAAGATACATAGCTGACATTTGGATATGCCCACCCTCCTGGATAGAGTGATGCAAAGAGTGTTACACCGAAGATCGAAGACAGGAATCCGAATATCATTACCCAATTACTATAGAGTCCGTAAGGTCTACGCTGACTCACCATCAGGTTAATTCCCAGTAATATGAAGGAAAGTCCAGCGCCCAGAAGGCCATAGGTGGTTATTATTTCAGAAGGATCAGATGTCCTTTTGAGATTAACCATTATAGCAAATCCAATTGCACTTATGGACAATATAAGGCCAGAAAGGAACACCATCGACCCAAAATAGTATCTGAGTTTTGATTCCATCGCGTTAATTATATCTTGCTATTAATATATAGTTTATGGCCATAAATATATATTTTATAATGCGTTTTTAATTTATATTTATTTATTAATATGTGTTTATTATTTTGTGTAACTTTATCGCAGCAAGTTCGTGCAGGAATCTCTATTGCCAAACCATCCATTTTGTTCACAAATCATTTCCTGTTTAACACGATTATTAGTCATTTTTCATGATTGTTTGTCATGAATTATCAAAATCAGGAGGCTTAGTGTCATTATTTACTTACCTAAAATTATATGTACATAGTTTAAAATACTCTGCTGCGTTTTGGGTCCGCAACCACCATGAAAATCAATACGATCCAATTCCTGGCAAGCTCTTCACACACGATGTCACACCTCTTTATCCCCATATTCGCCAAGTCCCTTGGTGCTTCTTTCTTAGAGGTGGGGATAATAACCGCAGCATTTGGTGCTGCTTCCTTCCTGTCATCCTTCATATTCGGCAAAGCCGCGGATATAAATCGTCTGCGCCCCATAGTACTTGCCGGTCTGATAATGTCGGCACTGTCTTTCTTCCTTCAGATATTTGCATACGATGCCGTCTCGCTTACGCTCATTAGAGCCCTGGCCGGTTTCAGTATGAGTATATACCCTGCCGCACTGATAGTCTACATTTACTACCAGAAGGGAAGTATCGGGAAGTTCAGCTCCTATGGCTCCCTCGGATGGATGGCAGGCTTCCTGCTGGCAGCGTTCGTTGAGGATGTACAGTATCTTTTCATGCTGTCCTCGCTCTTTTACTGCGTTGCCTTTGTCACCGCCCTGGGTCTGAAGGATGTACAGAAGCCTTCTGTCAATGTAAGTTATTTCTCAGTGGAAACTTTTGTAAATAACAGCCCCACCTATATTTCTGTCTTCATTAGGCACGCAGGTGCCGGAGCGG
The window above is part of the Methanolobus zinderi genome. Proteins encoded here:
- a CDS encoding MFS transporter — translated: MKINTIQFLASSSHTMSHLFIPIFAKSLGASFLEVGIITAAFGAASFLSSFIFGKAADINRLRPIVLAGLIMSALSFFLQIFAYDAVSLTLIRALAGFSMSIYPAALIVYIYYQKGSIGKFSSYGSLGWMAGFLLAAFVEDVQYLFMLSSLFYCVAFVTALGLKDVQKPSVNVSYFSVETFVNNSPTYISVFIRHAGAGAVWIALPLYLAEMGASSFWIGIIFAINPFIQFLVMRRLDSLRNEWLVKWGFILTGMAFMVYFLAPGFVFMVPGMLLIAFGWSFLFVGANQLLVQRNREKATASGILNSVIAAASIAGSVAGGLILEFSGYKETMIFGVVCAFVGMFIFKSKDVPLEVVGKLPSGMLLKD
- a CDS encoding DUF7139 domain-containing protein is translated as MESKLRYYFGSMVFLSGLILSISAIGFAIMVNLKRTSDPSEIITTYGLLGAGLSFILLGINLMVSQRRPYGLYSNWVMIFGFLSSIFGVTLFASLYPGGWAYPNVSYVSFAYAAGICLLSGNAFANAVLKLIEERSTQLAETGSVNQYSIEDIEKEVEKTLNRSFSDATSFSKFNLGIKEEKSDFVPGKTLKESKQDRIEVKDSIREVECLQNTISGKVKVDDYGIDLTTKMLSATMKQNAEVQDKSLSSKLKTKLNSMRR